In Stieleria varia, one genomic interval encodes:
- a CDS encoding membrane or secreted protein → MKTFSASLNISAAVVVMAFVPVSLGCLGMTNRPLIAGPGPMNYQQANAVVHDPFPQEDLGPSDLGARPPSYQNPLPLPVRNRTVDDMMPWLKITDPAPPRYPGF, encoded by the coding sequence ATGAAAACTTTCTCCGCGTCTCTCAACATTTCTGCAGCCGTCGTTGTGATGGCATTCGTTCCCGTCTCCCTGGGCTGTCTTGGCATGACCAATCGGCCGTTGATTGCAGGGCCGGGGCCGATGAACTATCAACAAGCCAACGCGGTGGTCCACGACCCGTTTCCGCAAGAAGACCTGGGGCCAAGTGACTTGGGAGCCCGGCCACCAAGCTATCAAAATCCGCTGCCGTTGCCCGTTCGAAACCGAACCGTGGACGACATGATGCCGTGGCTAAAGATCACCGATCCGGCACCACCAAGATACCCCGGATTCTGA
- a CDS encoding nucleotide sugar dehydrogenase: MATTACQNLLTSIEQRTCTVGVIGLGYVGLPLIDAFTSAGFSCMGFDVDQSKVDTLLQGRSYIKHIGNEKIAAWLEKGLFDATSDMARLCEPDALLICVPTPLDSARDPDLKYVVGTCESIAKALRPGQLVVLESTTYPTTTRDVMVPILEQNGLAAGTDFFVAYSPEREDPGNPDFSAAGIPKVVGAINEESQQCASALYKCAVAGVVPVSNCEVAEAAKVLENIYRAVNIALVNELKVLFDEMGIDVWEVINAAKTKPFGFHAFYPGPGLGGHCIPIDPFYLSWLARKQGSNARFIELAGEVNRAMPKYVVSRASEFLNEVKKPIRGSKICLLGVAYKKDVDDPRESPSFELMELLLQQGAELSYSDPHVPSLPKMRHHDLPAMTSQELTPEYLQSLDAVLIATDHTAFDYECIVQNAALVIDTRNATAKVSVGRDRIRKA, from the coding sequence ATGGCAACCACAGCCTGTCAGAACCTTTTAACCTCCATTGAGCAACGCACGTGCACCGTTGGTGTGATTGGTCTTGGTTACGTCGGCCTGCCGTTGATCGACGCGTTCACTTCAGCCGGCTTTTCCTGCATGGGATTTGACGTTGATCAAAGTAAAGTCGACACGCTGTTGCAGGGACGTAGTTACATCAAGCACATTGGCAATGAGAAGATTGCCGCATGGTTGGAGAAAGGGCTCTTTGACGCGACCAGCGACATGGCACGTCTTTGCGAGCCGGATGCCCTGTTGATCTGCGTGCCGACACCGTTGGACTCGGCAAGAGATCCTGATTTGAAATACGTCGTGGGCACTTGTGAATCGATCGCCAAAGCACTCCGCCCCGGGCAACTGGTGGTTTTGGAAAGCACGACCTATCCCACGACCACACGCGACGTCATGGTCCCGATTCTGGAGCAGAACGGATTGGCCGCCGGCACGGATTTCTTTGTCGCGTACAGCCCCGAGCGTGAAGATCCAGGGAACCCAGATTTCTCCGCAGCCGGAATCCCCAAGGTGGTCGGCGCGATCAATGAGGAAAGTCAGCAGTGTGCATCGGCCTTGTACAAGTGTGCCGTCGCAGGCGTCGTTCCGGTCAGCAATTGCGAAGTGGCCGAGGCGGCCAAAGTCCTGGAGAACATCTATCGTGCGGTCAACATCGCGTTGGTCAACGAACTCAAAGTGCTCTTTGATGAGATGGGCATCGATGTTTGGGAAGTCATCAATGCGGCCAAAACCAAGCCGTTCGGTTTCCACGCCTTTTATCCCGGCCCCGGACTCGGAGGACATTGCATCCCGATCGACCCATTTTACTTGTCTTGGCTGGCTCGCAAGCAAGGCAGTAACGCACGTTTCATCGAACTGGCGGGCGAAGTCAACCGCGCGATGCCGAAGTACGTCGTTTCACGCGCGTCGGAATTTCTTAACGAGGTCAAGAAACCGATTCGCGGCAGCAAAATCTGCTTGCTCGGAGTCGCCTACAAAAAGGATGTCGATGACCCGCGTGAAAGCCCTTCGTTTGAGTTGATGGAGCTGCTGCTGCAACAGGGCGCCGAGCTGAGTTACAGCGATCCACACGTTCCATCGCTACCCAAAATGCGACATCACGATTTGCCCGCGATGACGAGTCAGGAATTGACGCCGGAGTATCTGCAGTCGCTCGACGCTGTATTGATCGCAACGGACCACACCGCGTTTGATTACGAATGCATCGTTCAGAACGCAGCGCTCGTGATTGATACGCGTAATGCCACGGCCAAAGTCAGCGTGGGGCGTGACAGGATTCGCAAGGCGTAG
- a CDS encoding LptF/LptG family permease, with translation MPTRMTWYIVAEILKIFVVALIALTLLILLIGVARTLLREGLGPLAIIQLLPYVLPIALQFSFPATALFAVCCVYGRMASDGEIAAIKASGVSPLRLVSPAFVLAALLSPISVGLSDLAVSWGRPGVNRIVMLSIEDIVYRTLRAQHTYADGDHGFSIYVHDVSGKSLIAPRVTIKSGSRPMKISAREGRLTMDAQSESLMLQLVDCRFDQSGTVTGIMPGTTDYEIPLSGSLSRSGPGTTRPQELPLRLLDDERVYQESQTRTIAGTRAAQVGFSIMTSRLDEIGGITEVSVANQLRASRERLVRLKLEPWRRWAEGCSCFFFVLIGAPLAMIAKTSDYWTTFGICFLPILLIYYPLFILGLEQAKDANIPPYGVWLGNVLLGTIGVILLARVRRY, from the coding sequence ATGCCCACTCGGATGACATGGTACATCGTGGCCGAGATCCTCAAGATCTTTGTGGTCGCGTTGATCGCTTTGACGCTGCTGATCCTGTTGATCGGTGTGGCACGAACGCTGCTGCGCGAGGGGCTGGGTCCGTTGGCGATCATTCAATTGCTGCCATACGTGTTGCCGATTGCGCTCCAGTTTTCGTTTCCGGCGACGGCGTTGTTCGCCGTTTGTTGCGTGTACGGACGGATGGCGAGCGACGGGGAAATAGCAGCCATCAAAGCGTCTGGCGTCTCGCCACTGCGTTTGGTCAGTCCCGCTTTCGTGCTCGCTGCCTTGCTCAGTCCGATTTCGGTCGGTCTGTCCGATTTGGCGGTTTCGTGGGGGCGCCCGGGTGTCAATCGGATCGTGATGCTGTCCATTGAAGACATTGTTTATCGCACGCTCCGGGCGCAGCACACGTATGCCGACGGGGACCACGGCTTTTCGATCTACGTTCACGACGTGTCCGGCAAGTCCTTGATCGCTCCTCGCGTGACGATCAAATCCGGCAGCCGGCCGATGAAGATCTCGGCACGCGAGGGACGTTTGACGATGGATGCCCAATCGGAGTCCCTGATGTTGCAACTGGTCGACTGTCGGTTTGACCAAAGCGGGACCGTGACGGGGATCATGCCGGGCACAACGGATTACGAAATACCGCTTTCGGGTTCCCTGAGTCGCTCGGGTCCGGGCACGACGCGTCCGCAAGAGTTGCCACTGCGTCTGCTGGACGATGAACGCGTTTATCAAGAGAGCCAAACACGCACGATCGCAGGCACTCGCGCTGCGCAAGTTGGTTTCTCCATCATGACGTCACGTCTGGATGAGATCGGTGGAATCACCGAAGTGTCCGTCGCCAATCAGCTTCGAGCCAGTCGGGAGCGTCTGGTCAGGCTGAAGCTAGAGCCTTGGCGTCGCTGGGCAGAGGGCTGTAGCTGCTTCTTTTTTGTATTGATCGGAGCCCCGTTGGCGATGATCGCCAAGACGAGTGACTATTGGACGACGTTCGGGATCTGCTTCCTGCCGATTTTGCTGATCTATTACCCACTGTTCATTCTTGGGCTGGAGCAAGCCAAGGATGCGAACATTCCGCCTTACGGAGTCTGGCTGGGGAACGTCCTACTTGGAACGATTGGGGTGATTCTGCTGGCACGCGTTCGCCGGTATTGA
- a CDS encoding UvrB/UvrC motif-containing protein, producing MKRKMHLDDILSNWEFDPNALNVRLAKGKDERDVIQMRVDMGILQLETTGRPDGEKIEGAPTYLDHLLELVLANPSFVLTDDQCMEVDREFMQFYHRRICWLRLQYYHRAVMDADHTLRLMDLCERIGPDEEWNRSHEQYRPFVLFHRTQAAALGALEDATAEEAIQAINSGLKTIEEFFVKHEAEEFYEEDELVVRLVELREQLRTEYEVGKTLYEKLSDAVEQEQYELAARLRDELSRRQSD from the coding sequence ATGAAGCGAAAGATGCATCTCGACGACATCCTCTCGAATTGGGAGTTCGACCCGAACGCCCTGAATGTTCGATTGGCCAAAGGCAAAGACGAACGTGACGTCATCCAAATGCGTGTCGACATGGGCATTCTGCAGCTTGAAACGACCGGTCGTCCCGACGGCGAAAAGATCGAAGGGGCACCTACCTACTTGGATCATCTGTTGGAACTCGTTCTGGCAAACCCCAGTTTCGTGCTCACTGACGACCAATGCATGGAGGTTGACCGCGAATTCATGCAGTTTTACCACCGCCGCATCTGTTGGCTGAGGTTGCAGTATTACCATCGGGCGGTGATGGATGCCGATCACACATTAAGACTGATGGACTTGTGTGAGCGGATCGGGCCTGATGAAGAGTGGAATCGGTCCCACGAGCAGTATCGTCCTTTCGTGCTTTTTCACCGCACGCAGGCGGCTGCGTTGGGAGCGTTGGAGGATGCTACGGCGGAGGAGGCGATCCAGGCGATCAATTCGGGGCTGAAAACCATCGAGGAATTCTTCGTCAAACACGAAGCCGAGGAGTTCTACGAAGAAGACGAACTGGTGGTCCGGCTGGTCGAGTTGCGAGAGCAACTGAGAACGGAATACGAAGTCGGCAAGACGCTGTACGAAAAGCTCAGCGACGCCGTCGAACAGGAACAATACGAGCTGGCCGCGCGGCTTCGAGACGAGCTGAGTCGCCGGCAGTCAGACTGA
- a CDS encoding carbon storage regulator, whose translation MLVLSRKTGEQLMIGDDIVVTINRISGNRVAIGIEAPRDVRIVRGELDVKQVATGGVASNTAPMGETNVAVASHPDC comes from the coding sequence ATGTTGGTACTCAGTCGCAAAACCGGTGAACAGTTGATGATCGGTGATGACATCGTCGTGACGATCAATCGAATCTCGGGCAACCGCGTCGCCATCGGAATCGAAGCCCCCCGAGACGTTCGCATCGTGCGTGGAGAGTTGGACGTCAAACAAGTCGCCACCGGCGGCGTGGCCTCCAACACAGCCCCCATGGGCGAAACCAATGTCGCCGTAGCCAGCCATCCCGACTGCTAG
- a CDS encoding leucine-rich repeat domain-containing protein yields MRRLQFGLRSCLIATTLLAAVFGFVGIRYRESLRQRSIAQDLIKAGASVEFQGSYFPVVTAIKMTGPKRLDEYMPLIGQLTNLRDLTLQFAEFSNESVRHLCGLRELENVDMRWSTISDKGLVHLSQISTIRSLKLNKSCPPVAAPNSLSSQITNSTLEQISKLKNLQTLVIWGADITDAGLPNLIHCDQLRTLWLCECDIEGPGLVSVAKLADLQELDLCGTDVSGTSLEPLQQLRGLRSLRVARTNVSPSDAATYQSRRQGDIQIVY; encoded by the coding sequence ATGCGACGATTACAGTTTGGTCTACGATCTTGCCTGATCGCGACTACTTTATTGGCAGCCGTTTTTGGGTTTGTTGGAATTCGGTATCGAGAATCATTACGTCAAAGATCAATTGCCCAAGATCTGATCAAAGCTGGAGCATCCGTCGAGTTTCAAGGATCGTATTTTCCGGTCGTCACCGCGATCAAAATGACTGGTCCCAAGCGGTTGGACGAGTACATGCCATTGATCGGACAGCTCACCAACCTCAGAGATCTGACGTTACAGTTTGCCGAATTCTCTAACGAAAGTGTTCGTCATCTTTGCGGCTTAAGAGAGCTTGAGAATGTCGATATGAGGTGGTCGACGATTTCAGATAAAGGATTGGTCCATCTGAGTCAGATATCTACCATTCGGTCGCTGAAACTGAACAAGTCATGCCCACCTGTGGCGGCCCCAAATTCGCTCTCGTCACAGATTACCAACAGTACGTTAGAGCAAATTTCAAAACTCAAGAATCTGCAAACACTGGTTATTTGGGGAGCCGACATTACGGATGCCGGCTTACCGAATCTAATTCATTGCGACCAGTTGCGGACTCTCTGGCTGTGTGAATGCGATATCGAAGGTCCCGGTCTAGTGAGCGTCGCCAAACTCGCTGACCTCCAAGAACTGGATCTTTGCGGCACAGATGTCTCGGGGACTAGCCTCGAGCCGCTCCAGCAGTTAAGGGGACTTCGATCACTCAGGGTTGCAAGAACCAACGTATCACCCAGTGACGCCGCAACTTACCAATCGCGACGTCAAGGCGATATTCAGATCGTGTACTGA
- a CDS encoding 3-methyl-2-oxobutanoate hydroxymethyltransferase, protein MKSNETPANALPPRDASKHGLHRTMTLGGKYATRNHTVKHLQDLKGKTVLTETMPFTTSEAVAAEEAGIDTLKVKFDPADPAGAIAIRNAAPHTFMTFCIGLTKIATAAEAVRAGYDAMDFGADGIMCQWGPEFIRAVADAGIPVEAHAGLVPRLSTWTGGLRAVGKTIEEAMWVFEQIQAFEQAGAWAVEVEVIPADLLTQISKRTRLVTSSIGAGSGGDIQFMFAEDILGNHAPPYPRHTKQYRNLYKMEQEIQVERVEGFREYIDDVKSGRFPGPEHIVKAPAGLIDQFLAELDGNQDDEISPK, encoded by the coding sequence ATGAAATCCAATGAAACCCCTGCCAACGCATTGCCTCCCAGAGACGCCAGCAAACATGGATTGCACCGAACCATGACGTTGGGCGGCAAATATGCAACTCGTAACCATACCGTCAAGCATCTGCAAGACTTGAAAGGGAAAACAGTTCTCACCGAGACGATGCCATTCACGACCAGCGAGGCAGTAGCGGCAGAGGAGGCCGGAATCGATACGCTGAAAGTCAAGTTTGATCCAGCGGATCCGGCCGGTGCCATTGCCATTCGAAACGCCGCGCCCCATACCTTCATGACGTTCTGTATTGGGTTAACCAAGATTGCGACTGCGGCCGAAGCGGTCCGTGCCGGCTATGACGCGATGGACTTTGGCGCCGATGGAATCATGTGCCAATGGGGACCGGAATTCATTCGGGCTGTGGCTGATGCTGGAATTCCGGTTGAAGCTCACGCTGGGCTCGTGCCTCGCCTCAGCACCTGGACCGGAGGCTTGAGGGCAGTTGGCAAGACCATTGAAGAGGCGATGTGGGTCTTTGAGCAAATTCAGGCGTTCGAACAAGCTGGGGCCTGGGCCGTTGAAGTGGAAGTCATTCCGGCCGACTTGCTGACGCAAATTTCCAAACGCACCCGTCTGGTCACCTCGTCCATTGGAGCAGGCAGCGGCGGTGACATTCAATTCATGTTTGCCGAAGATATCCTGGGCAACCATGCGCCTCCCTATCCACGACACACCAAGCAGTATCGGAACCTCTACAAGATGGAGCAGGAAATCCAAGTAGAACGCGTCGAAGGTTTTCGCGAGTACATCGACGATGTCAAGAGTGGACGGTTTCCAGGCCCCGAACATATCGTCAAAGCTCCCGCAGGATTGATCGACCAATTTCTTGCCGAATTGGACGGCAACCAAGACGATGAAATTTCACCAAAGTGA
- a CDS encoding protein kinase domain-containing protein, with amino-acid sequence MERMNQCPKCGGELAENSPAGMCPKCLLGAGLDSLDDSQATPGSAQTSAQSGPFVPPNAESLAPHFPQLEISQLLGHGGMGAVYKARQKKLYRDVALKIIRPESASDQAFAERFGREARALARLSHPNIVAIYDFGEVTIPASDGESAAPSRLYYFLMEYVDGTDLRHVIEGGELKPEQALAIVPPICDALQYAHDHGVVHRDIKPANILIDRHGQVKIADFGLAKLASESDQDFTLTAAHQVMGTPRYMAPEQLKGSHAVDHRADIYSLGVVFYEMLTGQIPAGHFAPPSKKVQIDVRLDEVVLRSLSSEPHLRYQQVSDVKHDVDSIVNGGDEVAATPFSSASASSGSSRLGETGTATSDRPAPARRPSRSEFCILLAAIAILFFAVFSWHSSLDAGRFDGGPASVGAVKLEDWQFGVSASQTPLSIWHSALAFREKATGSIVPDWFVEIPNTFLLVAAGVLIGVIVSRQFGIVAKWAASLLLLLVALYGMVHSGMVTCALMQGLEQLRLPPLLMFIGFSLVIVTMVFQAVHDALQLDPELQLRISGFGLLVTGIAAVLAGLVNLIVFSLALAGVLPGQVLHSNNVVVAFLFGGWVAVAVAGVAVIRGARAVLNRTSITWAIIASVFGQPIGIWTMWVLRSRAIRETFGGEQSH; translated from the coding sequence ATGGAAAGAATGAATCAATGTCCGAAATGTGGGGGCGAATTGGCGGAGAATTCTCCTGCCGGAATGTGTCCGAAATGCCTCTTGGGTGCAGGGTTGGACAGCCTCGATGACTCACAGGCAACACCTGGAAGTGCGCAGACGAGTGCTCAATCGGGACCTTTCGTGCCGCCGAACGCCGAGTCACTTGCTCCGCACTTTCCGCAATTGGAAATTTCGCAGCTGTTGGGTCACGGTGGGATGGGGGCCGTGTACAAGGCCCGGCAAAAGAAGCTATACCGGGACGTGGCCCTCAAGATTATCCGTCCGGAATCGGCAAGCGACCAAGCTTTTGCTGAGCGATTCGGTCGCGAAGCCCGCGCGCTCGCCCGGCTCAGCCATCCGAATATTGTTGCGATCTACGATTTTGGTGAAGTGACGATTCCAGCATCCGATGGTGAGTCGGCCGCACCAAGTAGGCTCTACTACTTCCTAATGGAGTACGTGGATGGAACCGACCTTCGGCACGTGATCGAAGGAGGCGAACTAAAGCCTGAACAGGCGCTTGCAATTGTTCCTCCGATATGCGACGCCCTGCAATATGCACATGACCACGGCGTCGTGCACCGAGACATCAAGCCAGCGAACATTCTGATCGATCGGCACGGCCAAGTCAAAATTGCTGACTTTGGATTGGCGAAGCTGGCGTCCGAATCAGACCAAGACTTCACGCTGACGGCCGCTCATCAAGTGATGGGCACGCCGCGCTACATGGCTCCCGAGCAACTGAAGGGATCTCATGCCGTCGACCATCGTGCCGACATCTACTCGCTGGGCGTTGTCTTTTACGAGATGCTGACTGGCCAGATTCCAGCTGGCCACTTTGCGCCACCCTCAAAGAAAGTTCAGATCGACGTTCGCTTGGATGAAGTTGTACTCCGATCGCTTTCATCCGAACCCCACCTTCGCTACCAACAGGTGAGCGATGTCAAACACGATGTCGATTCGATCGTCAACGGTGGTGACGAGGTCGCAGCAACTCCATTCTCGTCGGCGTCGGCCTCATCAGGCTCGAGCAGATTGGGTGAAACCGGAACGGCAACGTCTGACCGCCCAGCCCCCGCACGACGCCCCAGTCGATCCGAGTTCTGCATTTTGTTGGCTGCTATTGCCATTCTCTTTTTCGCGGTGTTTAGCTGGCATTCGTCACTCGATGCCGGACGTTTTGATGGTGGTCCTGCCTCCGTCGGAGCCGTCAAGTTGGAGGACTGGCAATTTGGTGTCAGTGCAAGCCAAACGCCTCTCTCAATTTGGCACTCGGCCCTGGCATTTCGTGAAAAGGCCACTGGGTCCATCGTTCCGGACTGGTTCGTGGAAATCCCCAACACGTTTCTATTGGTGGCCGCGGGCGTCTTGATTGGAGTCATCGTTTCCAGACAATTCGGAATCGTTGCAAAATGGGCGGCGTCTTTGCTGCTTCTGTTGGTGGCTCTCTACGGAATGGTTCACTCCGGAATGGTGACGTGCGCTCTCATGCAGGGGTTGGAGCAATTGCGATTGCCACCCTTGTTGATGTTCATTGGATTCAGTCTCGTCATCGTGACCATGGTGTTTCAAGCTGTTCACGATGCGCTTCAACTCGATCCAGAGCTTCAACTTCGCATCTCAGGGTTTGGCTTGCTCGTTACTGGAATCGCTGCCGTGCTAGCCGGCCTTGTCAACCTCATTGTTTTCTCTCTTGCATTGGCCGGTGTATTGCCGGGGCAAGTTCTACATTCTAACAACGTTGTCGTCGCTTTTCTTTTTGGAGGCTGGGTCGCAGTTGCGGTTGCGGGAGTGGCTGTCATTCGCGGTGCTAGGGCAGTCTTGAATCGCACTTCCATCACCTGGGCGATTATCGCCAGCGTTTTCGGTCAACCGATCGGAATTTGGACCATGTGGGTTTTACGAAGCCGCGCCATACGTGAAACGTTTGGCGGGGAACAATCGCATTGA
- a CDS encoding RNA polymerase sigma factor, which yields MESTHSPGNPFGDFATTQWSLVVAAGNCESENANQALETLCRTYWPPLYAYVRRRVQDSHEAQDLTQAFFERLLEKHYLADANPQRGRFRAFLITAFKHFLSKEWDKSKALKRGGGRPPISLDFESADSQICIEPASGLTAEQLYDKQWAITMLTRVMESLEAEFAAKGQADHFAELKGFILGDHAGATYAEVASRLDMTEAAAKKAGSRLRHRYRERLREEICQTVSGPEEVEDEMRNLLAVLEL from the coding sequence ATGGAAAGTACTCATTCTCCAGGGAACCCGTTCGGCGATTTCGCGACGACTCAATGGAGTCTCGTCGTTGCGGCTGGAAATTGTGAAAGCGAAAACGCGAATCAAGCTCTTGAGACATTGTGTCGTACTTATTGGCCACCGCTCTACGCTTATGTGCGTCGCCGCGTCCAAGACAGCCATGAAGCTCAGGACCTGACGCAAGCCTTCTTTGAGCGGTTGCTAGAAAAGCATTACCTCGCCGATGCAAACCCTCAGCGCGGTCGTTTTCGCGCCTTCCTCATCACGGCTTTCAAGCACTTCCTCTCCAAAGAGTGGGACAAGTCCAAGGCGTTGAAACGTGGTGGTGGACGACCGCCAATTTCGCTGGATTTCGAATCTGCCGATTCACAGATCTGCATCGAGCCGGCGTCCGGCCTGACCGCCGAACAGCTTTACGATAAGCAATGGGCGATCACGATGTTGACGCGGGTCATGGAATCTCTGGAGGCGGAGTTTGCCGCAAAGGGGCAGGCGGACCATTTTGCGGAATTGAAAGGATTCATATTGGGAGACCACGCTGGGGCAACCTATGCAGAGGTCGCCAGCCGGCTGGACATGACCGAGGCGGCAGCGAAGAAAGCGGGTTCGAGGCTTCGGCATCGCTATCGAGAGCGGTTACGTGAAGAAATCTGCCAGACGGTGTCCGGACCAGAAGAAGTCGAGGACGAGATGCGTAACCTGCTTGCTGTCCTGGAGTTATGA